From a single Helicovermis profundi genomic region:
- a CDS encoding arginine repressor — protein sequence MKYSRHSVILELIKENAIETQEELANLLKAKGYNVTQATVSRDIKELRLIKVLTKTGSYKYATINQKEEVVSDRSLKLFKDSVLEIDTAGNFIVIKTLVGAANAAAVAIDGLDVEKVVGTIAGDDTIFMLCKTDEDAEKTMEFFKNLINR from the coding sequence ATGAAATATTCAAGACACTCTGTAATATTAGAATTGATTAAGGAAAACGCAATAGAAACTCAAGAGGAATTAGCAAATCTTCTGAAAGCAAAAGGCTACAATGTCACTCAAGCTACAGTTTCAAGAGATATTAAAGAATTAAGACTTATTAAAGTACTTACTAAAACGGGTTCTTATAAGTATGCAACAATTAATCAAAAAGAAGAAGTTGTATCTGATCGATCTTTAAAATTATTTAAAGACTCTGTACTTGAAATTGATACGGCTGGAAATTTTATAGTTATAAAAACTTTAGTAGGAGCTGCTAATGCTGCTGCTGTTGCTATTGATGGATTAGATGTTGAAAAAGTTGTTGGAACAATAGCTGGAGATGATACAATTTTTATGCTATGCAAAACAGATGAGGATGCAGAGAAAACAATGGAATTTTTTAAAAATTTAATAAATAGGTGA
- a CDS encoding TlyA family RNA methyltransferase: MAKIRLDVLLVDKGYFESREKAKRAIMSGIIYIENMKFDKAGTLVKEDSIIDIRGRKLPYVSRGGLKIEKAINDFGLSINDKVCMDIGASTGGFTDCMLQNGARKVFSVDVGYGQLDWKLRNDSRVVNMERTNIRYVTNDTLGEKLDFVSIDVSFISLKLVLPVARKLLKESGDIIFLIKPQFEAGREKVKKNGVVRDIKVHKDVLLKVLTISNELGFNLKNLTYSPIKGPKGNIEFLAFCSLKDDCIAYDLKLLIDSVTSEAHELLKNKTN; this comes from the coding sequence ATGGCGAAAATTAGATTAGATGTTTTATTAGTTGATAAAGGTTACTTTGAATCTAGAGAAAAAGCTAAACGGGCTATTATGTCAGGAATAATATATATTGAAAATATGAAATTTGATAAAGCAGGAACATTAGTTAAAGAAGATTCTATTATTGATATAAGAGGCAGAAAACTTCCATATGTATCACGCGGGGGACTAAAAATCGAAAAAGCAATTAATGATTTTGGCTTATCAATTAATGATAAAGTTTGTATGGATATTGGTGCTTCAACAGGTGGCTTTACTGATTGTATGCTTCAAAATGGGGCTAGAAAAGTTTTTTCCGTAGATGTAGGATATGGACAACTTGATTGGAAATTAAGAAATGATAGTAGAGTAGTAAATATGGAAAGAACAAACATTCGCTATGTTACTAATGATACCTTAGGCGAAAAACTAGATTTTGTTAGTATTGATGTTTCTTTTATTTCTTTAAAACTTGTTCTTCCTGTTGCACGTAAGTTACTTAAAGAATCTGGTGATATAATTTTTTTAATAAAGCCTCAATTTGAAGCAGGAAGAGAAAAAGTGAAAAAAAATGGTGTGGTAAGAGATATTAAAGTTCATAAAGATGTGCTTTTAAAGGTATTAACTATTTCTAATGAACTGGGTTTTAATCTTAAAAACCTTACTTATTCTCCAATAAAAGGTCCTAAAGGTAATATAGAATTTCTTGCATTTTGCTCACTTAAAGATGATTGTATAGCCTATGATTTAAAACTACTAATAGATAGTGTTACGAGTGAGGCACATGAACTTTTAAAAAACAAGACTAATTAA
- the dxs gene encoding 1-deoxy-D-xylulose-5-phosphate synthase, translated as MYKILDKVNSPIDLKKLNEAEILRLSVEIREFLLDTVSKTGGHLASNLGVVELTIALHLSFDSPSDRLIWDVGHQSYIHKILTGRKSEFCSLRKLNGMSGFLKINDNEHDIFGAGHSSTSISAAYGVACARTIKNEKFNVVAIIGDGALTGGMAFEALNNIGHTNENVIIVLNDNEMSISENIGGVSKYLSKLRTNKKYFIVKNKAHSILDKANGFGTKLTNGIKTIKGSIKYLFVPGIFFEDLGITYIGPIDGHNMKELSDSFARAKNVEGPVLVHVITKKGKGYLPAENSPDLYHGVGTFDRNKGIVKKNSITFSTVLGESLVNCARLNEKVLALTAAMPTGTGLTNFKNTFPKRYIDVGIAEQHAVTASAGLAIEGLIPVFAVYSTFLQRAYDQIVHDVCLQNLKVIFAIDRSGVVGADGETHNGIFDIAYLSHIPNITILVPRDGDNLSLMLDYAVNVHEGPIAIRYPRSTTTFNKNIDSLNLQPRILRQGSDGVIFAIGNMIEVACLASKKLQEENIFIRVVEMPRIKPLDEKLVLEYTSNIDNVFTIEDHVVKSGFGDIILDTLVKNNVKFSNFNKFGYPDKFIEHGSIEEIHKIYGLTEDYVYNYIYKVIRRKDGEN; from the coding sequence ATGTATAAAATATTAGATAAAGTAAATTCACCTATAGATTTAAAAAAATTAAATGAAGCTGAGATTTTACGATTATCTGTAGAAATTAGAGAATTTCTTCTTGATACGGTTTCAAAAACAGGCGGACACTTAGCCTCTAACCTTGGAGTGGTAGAACTTACTATTGCACTTCATTTATCATTTGATTCTCCAAGTGATAGACTTATATGGGACGTTGGTCATCAAAGTTATATTCACAAAATTTTAACTGGGAGAAAAAGCGAATTCTGTTCTTTAAGAAAATTAAATGGTATGAGTGGATTCCTAAAAATAAATGATAATGAACATGATATTTTTGGTGCAGGTCATAGTTCCACATCAATTTCAGCAGCATATGGTGTTGCTTGTGCAAGAACAATAAAAAATGAAAAATTCAATGTCGTAGCAATAATAGGAGATGGCGCTTTAACTGGTGGAATGGCATTTGAAGCTCTTAATAATATTGGACATACTAACGAAAATGTGATTATCGTACTAAACGATAATGAAATGTCAATAAGCGAAAACATTGGTGGTGTTTCTAAATATTTATCGAAACTTAGAACAAACAAAAAATATTTTATTGTCAAAAATAAAGCGCATAGTATCTTAGATAAGGCAAATGGCTTTGGCACAAAACTAACAAATGGAATTAAAACTATAAAAGGAAGTATAAAATATTTATTTGTACCTGGTATTTTCTTTGAAGACCTTGGTATAACATATATTGGTCCAATAGATGGGCATAACATGAAGGAACTTAGCGATTCTTTTGCAAGAGCAAAAAATGTAGAGGGACCAGTACTAGTTCATGTTATTACAAAAAAAGGAAAAGGGTATTTGCCAGCAGAAAATTCTCCTGATCTTTATCACGGTGTAGGAACTTTTGACAGAAATAAAGGAATAGTGAAAAAGAATAGTATTACTTTTTCTACTGTATTAGGGGAATCGTTAGTAAATTGTGCAAGACTAAATGAAAAAGTTCTTGCATTAACTGCAGCTATGCCTACAGGAACAGGATTAACAAATTTTAAGAATACATTTCCAAAGAGATATATTGACGTAGGTATAGCAGAACAACATGCTGTTACAGCATCAGCAGGTCTTGCAATAGAAGGCTTAATTCCGGTATTTGCTGTCTATTCAACATTTTTACAACGTGCTTATGATCAAATTGTACATGATGTTTGTCTTCAAAATTTAAAAGTGATTTTCGCAATTGACCGTTCTGGTGTTGTTGGTGCTGATGGAGAGACACATAATGGTATTTTTGATATTGCATATTTATCGCACATTCCAAATATAACAATTCTTGTTCCTAGGGATGGTGATAATCTTTCTTTAATGCTTGATTATGCAGTTAATGTACATGAAGGTCCAATAGCAATTAGATATCCGAGATCAACTACAACTTTCAATAAAAATATTGATAGCTTGAATTTACAACCTAGAATTCTTAGACAAGGAAGTGATGGGGTTATTTTTGCTATTGGTAATATGATAGAAGTTGCATGTTTAGCTTCTAAGAAACTTCAAGAAGAGAATATATTTATTAGGGTTGTTGAAATGCCAAGAATAAAACCACTTGATGAGAAACTTGTTCTTGAATATACTAGTAATATTGATAATGTATTTACTATTGAAGATCATGTCGTTAAATCTGGATTTGGTGATATTATTTTAGATACGCTAGTAAAAAATAATGTTAAGTTTTCAAATTTTAATAAATTTGGATATCCAGATAAATTTATTGAACATGGATCAATTGAAGAGATTCATAAAATATATGGATTGACAGAAGACTATGTATATAATTATATTTATAAGGTAATTAGGAGAAAAGATGGCGAAAATTAG
- a CDS encoding divergent PAP2 family protein, giving the protein MNFFEGIIINPAFQVAFCAWLIAQILKVFTNLYKYKKLDLYRLIGSGGMPSSHSSFVMGLSTAVGLIDGWDSSIYAISLVFALIVMYDASGVRRSVGKQAIIINHIITDFYKTHQIKEEKLKELVGHTPFEVFAGAILGIIFANLMI; this is encoded by the coding sequence ATGAATTTTTTTGAAGGAATAATAATAAATCCGGCTTTTCAGGTCGCGTTCTGTGCTTGGTTAATTGCACAAATATTAAAAGTTTTTACAAATTTGTATAAGTATAAAAAACTAGATTTGTATAGATTAATTGGTTCTGGTGGAATGCCTAGTAGCCATTCGTCATTTGTAATGGGTCTTTCTACTGCGGTAGGACTTATAGATGGATGGGATTCGTCGATTTATGCAATTTCACTAGTATTTGCACTAATTGTTATGTATGATGCTTCTGGAGTTAGAAGGTCAGTTGGTAAGCAAGCAATTATTATTAATCATATTATTACAGATTTTTATAAAACGCACCAAATAAAAGAAGAAAAATTAAAAGAACTTGTAGGTCACACCCCGTTTGAAGTTTTTGCAGGTGCAATATTAGGCATCATTTTTGCAAATTTAATGATTTAA
- a CDS encoding polyprenyl synthetase family protein translates to MINDEKFVKLKTIIEKELLNVFPSNLDSYQQLITDAMKYSLISGGKRIRPILAIAVFELFSVVDDLSVKFLSSIEMIHTYSLIHDDLPSMDNDLLRRGKPTLHIEYGEDVAVLAGDALLNLAFENMIKIAIDSNGNNSYKYLKAMNVIASSSGYRGMILGQIADIKSEGIKIDKETLDYINLNKTGQLIKASMLSGAIIGNASDEDLKRVKKIALNIGKAFQIVDDILDIEGSEEKLGKTTGSDEVNGKVTYPSLIGIENSKKEVEKLSMNSIKILREINADTVFLEKLILFLINREK, encoded by the coding sequence ATGATTAATGATGAAAAATTTGTTAAATTAAAAACAATTATTGAAAAAGAATTACTAAATGTTTTTCCTTCAAACTTAGATTCATATCAACAGTTGATAACAGATGCAATGAAATACAGTTTGATTTCAGGTGGAAAAAGAATAAGGCCAATTTTAGCAATCGCAGTTTTTGAGCTTTTTTCAGTGGTAGACGATTTATCCGTAAAATTCCTTTCATCTATTGAGATGATTCATACTTATTCTTTGATACATGATGACCTTCCTTCAATGGATAACGACTTATTAAGGCGAGGAAAGCCTACATTACATATTGAATATGGTGAGGATGTTGCAGTTCTAGCAGGTGATGCTCTTCTTAATTTAGCATTTGAAAATATGATTAAAATTGCAATTGATTCAAATGGAAACAATAGTTATAAGTATTTAAAAGCGATGAATGTAATTGCATCATCTTCTGGCTATAGAGGAATGATATTAGGGCAAATTGCAGATATTAAATCTGAAGGTATAAAAATTGATAAAGAAACTCTTGACTACATTAATTTAAATAAAACTGGTCAATTAATAAAAGCTTCTATGTTAAGCGGTGCTATTATTGGAAATGCTTCGGATGAAGATTTAAAACGCGTGAAAAAAATTGCGCTAAATATTGGAAAAGCTTTTCAAATTGTAGATGATATACTTGACATTGAGGGTAGCGAAGAAAAATTAGGTAAAACTACCGGCAGCGACGAGGTAAATGGTAAAGTTACGTATCCAAGTCTAATTGGAATAGAGAATTCAAAGAAAGAAGTTGAAAAGTTGTCTATGAATTCAATAAAAATACTCAGAGAAATAAATGCTGATACTGTCTTTTTGGAAAAACTAATACTTTTTTTGATAAATAGAGAAAAATAG